From the genome of Aquiluna borgnonia:
GGGATCACTATTGGCCAGGGAACCATCGTGGCAAGTGCCATAGTTCTGGTGCTCTGGATACCCCTCAAAGTCAAACCGGGCATCGGGTCTGTCCTGAACGCCATCCTGCTCGGTGTTTACGCTGACTGGGCCTTGGGCTGGATGCCGGAGCTTGATGGCTATCTCATTCGCTTGGTCTGGTTCATCTTTGGCATGGTGACGATCGCGTTTGCGACCGGTCTCTACATCTCGAGCAACATGGGCAAGGGTCCCAGAGACGGCCTTAATACTGGGTTGGCAAAAAGTTTTAAGCAGCCATTTTGGAAGGCGCGCACAGCGGTCGAAATAGTTGTCGTGACAGTTGGGTTTTTGCTCGGAGGGCAGGTTCGAGAGGGAACTTTGGTATTCGCACTGCTAATCGGATACCTCAACCAGTTGGGTTTGAGGATTTTTGGCTTGGTGGATGGCAAGGGGAAGATGTGAGCCGCGTTAGACACCGCAGAGCTACCAGAGCACTTATTAGGACTCCCGAAAATCGGATATTGCTCTTTCTCTCACATTTCCCACCTGGTTCCGGCTTGGAGCCACAGTGGGTTTTTCCCGGCGGAGGCCTCGAGGAGAATGAGACTCCCATTGATGGGATCCTGCGCGAAATTTACGAGGAAACGGGGCTCAGCATCAGCCCAGGAGATCTTGTCGACCTAGAAACAGTAATCCAGCACCCGATTCCAGACACCAGGGAGTACGACACCGGTGAGGCTCATTTCTTCGAGCTTTTAGTAGCTCAGAGTTTTGAGCCCTCGAGTCAGTTCTGGACCGATGATGAGCACCGCGACACCGTGATGCATCGCTGGTGGTCGCTCGAGGAAATCTTGGCTGAGCAACCCTGGATCGGGCCAGAAGGAGCAATTGAATTGCTAACTCTGAGGCTCAGGGGCTAGGCCAGCCACTTCCAGCACGCCATTGATAAAGCCGATAATAAACATTATGTCAACTAATTGAAATCTACCGCTCCCTTCTTTTGAGTTTTGGGTGCGTTACTTAGTTTGGGTGGCCCTTGACCACTCGACCAGCTTGGAGTGACTGGCGCCAGATTCCAAGGCTTGGGCGGCCTTGGCTCTGGCTGACTCCAGGCGGTCGGTAAGTGAAACGTTTATCAGTGCGGGTGTTTTTGCCAGCTCGTAGGCAGCAATTCCAGCAGCTGCGTTGAGCAGCACGACATTCTTGATCGCTTGATAGTCCCCCGCTTGCTCGCCCTCGAAAAGCCTCGCGGCTACCTCGGCATTAAATTTTGCATCTCCGCCGAGAAGCTGGTCCAACTTGGCCAATGGCTCAACGAATTCACCTAGCACGTGCTCAGAGACTTCACCCTGCGAAACCTGCCATACCTTGGTTGGGGAAGTAATGGACATTTCGTCGAGACCGTCCTCTGAGCGGAAAACCAGGGCGGTTCTGCCGCGATTTGCCAGTTCCTGGGCCATCAGC
Proteins encoded in this window:
- a CDS encoding YczE/YyaS/YitT family protein, coding for MAKSNFLIRFATLNLGLFIFGIGIAFTVHPEIGLAPWEVFAQGISKQLGITIGQGTIVASAIVLVLWIPLKVKPGIGSVLNAILLGVYADWALGWMPELDGYLIRLVWFIFGMVTIAFATGLYISSNMGKGPRDGLNTGLAKSFKQPFWKARTAVEIVVVTVGFLLGGQVREGTLVFALLIGYLNQLGLRIFGLVDGKGKM
- a CDS encoding NUDIX domain-containing protein, yielding MSRVRHRRATRALIRTPENRILLFLSHFPPGSGLEPQWVFPGGGLEENETPIDGILREIYEETGLSISPGDLVDLETVIQHPIPDTREYDTGEAHFFELLVAQSFEPSSQFWTDDEHRDTVMHRWWSLEEILAEQPWIGPEGAIELLTLRLRG